The following coding sequences lie in one Oryctolagus cuniculus chromosome 7, mOryCun1.1, whole genome shotgun sequence genomic window:
- the MAP7D1 gene encoding MAP7 domain-containing protein 1 isoform X6 yields MESGPHAEPGPGAPSAVGARIPPEPRPSPEGDPSPPPPPPPMSALVPDTPPDTPPAMKNAPSPKRLSLEAESPPGQGEPQPAPPQEESPSLEAKSRGPTPPATGPRDARPRRSSQPSPAAVPASDSPPAKPDVKKAGERHKLAKERREERAKYLAAKKAVWLEKEEKAKALREKQLQERRRRLEEQRLRAEQRRAALEERQRQKLEKNKERYEAAIQRSVKKTWAEIRQQRWSWAGALHHGSPGHKTNRSLQLSAWESSIVDRLMTPTLSFLARSRSAVTLPRNGRDQGRGSGPGRPLTRGRAGASLAPRPRPDRTHPSAAVPLCPRSASASPLTPCSAPRSAHRCAPAGERGDRRKPSAGGSPAAVRRRPEASPVQKKEKKDKERENEKEKSALARERSLKKRQSLPASPRPRLSAGAAAELSPKCRARPASPSTSWHRPASPCPSPGPGHALPPKPPSPRGTTASPKGRVRRKEEGKESAIAAGPEDKNQSKGRASDEKEPAAPASPVPSPSPSPTPALPPKEQPAAETPADSAAQTSTPAPAPPGTPGTPSKPMAGTTDREEATRLLAEKRRQAREQREREEQARRLQAERDKRMREEQLAREAEARAEREAEARRREEQEAREKAQAEQEEQERLQKQKEEAEARLREEAERQRLEREKHFQREEQERQERKKRLEEIMKRTRKSDVAETKKQDGKEEKVHNSGPEPMKAVESRPSGLQKETRQTEEPPPQEPPWSLPSKELPGSLVNGLQSLPAHQENGFSPKGPSGDKGLGRTPEALLPFAEAEAFLKKAVVQPPQVTEVL; encoded by the exons ATGGAGAGCGGCCCACACGCGGAGCCGGGCCCCGGCGCCCCCTCAG CTGTGGGAGCCAGGATCCCCCCAGAGCCAAGGCCTTCTCCAGAGGGTGACCCTTccccaccaccgccaccaccaccgaTGTCAGCCCTGGTCCCTGACACTCCTCCAGACACCCCTCCTGCCATGAAGAACGCCCCTAGCCCTAAGCGGCTCTCACTGGAAGCAGAGAGCCCCCCAGGGCAGGGTGAGCCTCAGCCAGCTCCCCCACAGGAAGAGTCCCCTTCTTTGGAAGCAAAGAGCAGGGGACCCACCCCACCAGCCACAGGCCCGCGTGATGCCAGACCTCGAAGGAGCAGTCAGCCATCCCCAGCGGCTGTGCCAGCTTCTGACAGCCCTCCCGCCAAGCCAG ATGTaaagaaggcaggagagagacaCAAGCTGGCAAAGGAGCGGCGAGAAGAGCGGGCCAAGTACCTGG CGGCCAAGAAGGCGGTGTGgctggagaaggaggagaaggccaAGGCGCTGCGGGAGAAGCAGCTGCAGGAGCGCCGGCGGCGGCTGGAGGAGCAGCGGCTCAGAGCCGAGCAGCGCCGAGCCGCCCTGGAGGAGCGGCAGCGGCAGAAGCTCGAGAAGAACAAG GAACGCTACGAAGCAGCCATCCAGCGGTCAGTGAAGAAGACATGGGCCGAAATCCGACAGCAGCGCTGGTCCTGGGCGGGGGCCCTGCACCATGGCTCTCCCGGACATAAGACCA ATCGCAGCCTGCAGCtgagtgcctgggagagcagcatcGTGGATCGTCTCATGACGCCCACCCTCTCCTTCCTGGCTCGAAGTCGCAGCGCCGTCACACTGCCCCGCAACGGCCGGGACCAGGGTAGGGGCAGCGGCCCTGGGAGACCTCTCAcgaggggccgggcaggggccaGCCTTGCGCCCCGGCCGCGCCCCGACCGCACTCATCCCTCTGCAGCCGTGCCCCTGTGCCCGCGCTCGGCCTCCGCCAGCCCCCTTACGCCGTGCAGCGCCCCCCGAAGCGCGCACCGCTGCGCCCCTGCCGGGGAGCGCGGCGACAGGCGCAAGCCCAGCGCCGGGGGCAGCCCCGCCGCGGTTCGCCGCCGGCCCGAGGCCTCGCCG GTgcagaaaaaggagaagaaggaCAAGGAACGGGAAAACGAGAAGGAGAAAAGCGCCCTGGCCCGGGAGCGCAGCCTCAAGAAGCGCCAGTCGCTCCCGGCCTCCCCGCGCCCGCGCCTCTCTGCCGGCGCCGCCGCGGAGCTCAG CCCCAAATGCAGGGCCCGGCCAGCCTCTCCTTCCACGTCCTGGCACaggcctgcctccccctgccccagcccagggccaggtcaCGCGCTGCCTCCAAAACCACCGTCTCCCAGGGGCACCACAGCCTCACCCAAGGGGCGGGTgcggaggaaggaggaggggaaggagagtgcCATTGCAGCGGGGCCTGAGGACAAGAACCAGAGCAAGGGCAGGGCCAGCGATGAGAAggagccagcagccccagcctcccctgtgccctcgccctcaccctcgcccaccccagccctgccccccaagGAGCAGCCAGCTGCTGAGACCCCTGCAG ACTCTGCCGCCCAGACCTCAACTCCAGCCCCCGCGCCCCCGGGGACGCCGGGGACCCCGAGCAAACCcatggccggcaccacagacCGAGAAGAGGCCACTCGGCTCCTGGCCGAGAAGCGGCGCCAGGCCCGGGAGCAGCGTGAGCGTGAGGAGCAGGCGCGGCGGCTGCAGGCCGAAAGGGACAA GCGAATGCGAGAGGAGCAGCTGGCGCGGGAGGCTGAGGCCCGGGCCGAGCGGGAAGCGGAGGCCCGCCGGCGGGAAGAGCAGGAGGCCCGCGAGAAGGCGCAGGCcgagcaggaggagcaggagcggCTGCAGAAGCAG AAAGAGGAGGCCGAAGCTCGGTTGCGGGAAGAAGCGGAGCGGCAGCGTCTAGAGCGGGAAAAGCACTTCCAGCGGGAGGAGCAGGAGCGGCAGGAGCGCAAGAAG CGCCTGGAAGAGATAATGAAGAGGACCCGGAAGTCAGACGTTGCTGAAACCAAG AAGCAGGACGGGAAGGAGGAGAAGGTCCACAATTCCGGCCCAG AGCCCATGAAAGCCGTGGAGTCGCGGCCATCGGGGCTGCAGAAGGAGACCCGGCAGACAGAGGAGCCGCCCCCCCAGGAGCCTCCGTGGAG cctTCCAAGCAAGGAGCTGCCAGGGTCTCTGGTGAACGGCCTCCAGTCTCTGCCAGCACACCAGGAGAACGGCTTCTCCCCCAAGGGACCCTCTGGGGACAAGGGTCTGGGACGGAC
- the MAP7D1 gene encoding MAP7 domain-containing protein 1 isoform X4, which translates to MESGPHAEPGPGAPSAVGARIPPEPRPSPEGDPSPPPPPPPMSALVPDTPPDTPPAMKNAPSPKRLSLEAESPPGQGEPQPAPPQEESPSLEAKSRGPTPPATGPRDARPRRSSQPSPAAVPASDSPPAKPDVKKAGERHKLAKERREERAKYLAAKKAVWLEKEEKAKALREKQLQERRRRLEEQRLRAEQRRAALEERQRQKLEKNKERYEAAIQRSVKKTWAEIRQQRWSWAGALHHGSPGHKTSGSRCSVSAVNLPKHVDSIINKRLSKSSATLWNSPSRNRSLQLSAWESSIVDRLMTPTLSFLARSRSAVTLPRNGRDQAVPLCPRSASASPLTPCSAPRSAHRCAPAGERGDRRKPSAGGSPAAVRRRPEASPVQKKEKKDKERENEKEKSALARERSLKKRQSLPASPRPRLSAGAAAELSPKCRARPASPSTSWHRPASPCPSPGPGHALPPKPPSPRGTTASPKGRVRRKEEGKESAIAAGPEDKNQSKGRASDEKEPAAPASPVPSPSPSPTPALPPKEQPAAETPADSAAQTSTPAPAPPGTPGTPSKPMAGTTDREEATRLLAEKRRQAREQREREEQARRLQAERDKRMREEQLAREAEARAEREAEARRREEQEAREKAQAEQEEQERLQKQKEEAEARLREEAERQRLEREKHFQREEQERQERKKRLEEIMKRTRKSDVAETKKQDGKEEKVHNSGPEPMKAVESRPSGLQKETRQTEEPPPQEPPWSLPSKELPGSLVNGLQSLPAHQENGFSPKGPSGDKGLGRTPEALLPFAEAEAFLKKAVVQPPQVTEVL; encoded by the exons ATGGAGAGCGGCCCACACGCGGAGCCGGGCCCCGGCGCCCCCTCAG CTGTGGGAGCCAGGATCCCCCCAGAGCCAAGGCCTTCTCCAGAGGGTGACCCTTccccaccaccgccaccaccaccgaTGTCAGCCCTGGTCCCTGACACTCCTCCAGACACCCCTCCTGCCATGAAGAACGCCCCTAGCCCTAAGCGGCTCTCACTGGAAGCAGAGAGCCCCCCAGGGCAGGGTGAGCCTCAGCCAGCTCCCCCACAGGAAGAGTCCCCTTCTTTGGAAGCAAAGAGCAGGGGACCCACCCCACCAGCCACAGGCCCGCGTGATGCCAGACCTCGAAGGAGCAGTCAGCCATCCCCAGCGGCTGTGCCAGCTTCTGACAGCCCTCCCGCCAAGCCAG ATGTaaagaaggcaggagagagacaCAAGCTGGCAAAGGAGCGGCGAGAAGAGCGGGCCAAGTACCTGG CGGCCAAGAAGGCGGTGTGgctggagaaggaggagaaggccaAGGCGCTGCGGGAGAAGCAGCTGCAGGAGCGCCGGCGGCGGCTGGAGGAGCAGCGGCTCAGAGCCGAGCAGCGCCGAGCCGCCCTGGAGGAGCGGCAGCGGCAGAAGCTCGAGAAGAACAAG GAACGCTACGAAGCAGCCATCCAGCGGTCAGTGAAGAAGACATGGGCCGAAATCCGACAGCAGCGCTGGTCCTGGGCGGGGGCCCTGCACCATGGCTCTCCCGGACATAAGACCA gtgggagcaggtgctCCGTGTCGGCAGTAAACCTGCCCAAACACGTGGACTCTATAATCAACAAGCGGCTCTCAAAGTCCTCTGCCACTCTCTGGAACTCCCCCAGTAGAA ATCGCAGCCTGCAGCtgagtgcctgggagagcagcatcGTGGATCGTCTCATGACGCCCACCCTCTCCTTCCTGGCTCGAAGTCGCAGCGCCGTCACACTGCCCCGCAACGGCCGGGACCAGG CCGTGCCCCTGTGCCCGCGCTCGGCCTCCGCCAGCCCCCTTACGCCGTGCAGCGCCCCCCGAAGCGCGCACCGCTGCGCCCCTGCCGGGGAGCGCGGCGACAGGCGCAAGCCCAGCGCCGGGGGCAGCCCCGCCGCGGTTCGCCGCCGGCCCGAGGCCTCGCCG GTgcagaaaaaggagaagaaggaCAAGGAACGGGAAAACGAGAAGGAGAAAAGCGCCCTGGCCCGGGAGCGCAGCCTCAAGAAGCGCCAGTCGCTCCCGGCCTCCCCGCGCCCGCGCCTCTCTGCCGGCGCCGCCGCGGAGCTCAG CCCCAAATGCAGGGCCCGGCCAGCCTCTCCTTCCACGTCCTGGCACaggcctgcctccccctgccccagcccagggccaggtcaCGCGCTGCCTCCAAAACCACCGTCTCCCAGGGGCACCACAGCCTCACCCAAGGGGCGGGTgcggaggaaggaggaggggaaggagagtgcCATTGCAGCGGGGCCTGAGGACAAGAACCAGAGCAAGGGCAGGGCCAGCGATGAGAAggagccagcagccccagcctcccctgtgccctcgccctcaccctcgcccaccccagccctgccccccaagGAGCAGCCAGCTGCTGAGACCCCTGCAG ACTCTGCCGCCCAGACCTCAACTCCAGCCCCCGCGCCCCCGGGGACGCCGGGGACCCCGAGCAAACCcatggccggcaccacagacCGAGAAGAGGCCACTCGGCTCCTGGCCGAGAAGCGGCGCCAGGCCCGGGAGCAGCGTGAGCGTGAGGAGCAGGCGCGGCGGCTGCAGGCCGAAAGGGACAA GCGAATGCGAGAGGAGCAGCTGGCGCGGGAGGCTGAGGCCCGGGCCGAGCGGGAAGCGGAGGCCCGCCGGCGGGAAGAGCAGGAGGCCCGCGAGAAGGCGCAGGCcgagcaggaggagcaggagcggCTGCAGAAGCAG AAAGAGGAGGCCGAAGCTCGGTTGCGGGAAGAAGCGGAGCGGCAGCGTCTAGAGCGGGAAAAGCACTTCCAGCGGGAGGAGCAGGAGCGGCAGGAGCGCAAGAAG CGCCTGGAAGAGATAATGAAGAGGACCCGGAAGTCAGACGTTGCTGAAACCAAG AAGCAGGACGGGAAGGAGGAGAAGGTCCACAATTCCGGCCCAG AGCCCATGAAAGCCGTGGAGTCGCGGCCATCGGGGCTGCAGAAGGAGACCCGGCAGACAGAGGAGCCGCCCCCCCAGGAGCCTCCGTGGAG cctTCCAAGCAAGGAGCTGCCAGGGTCTCTGGTGAACGGCCTCCAGTCTCTGCCAGCACACCAGGAGAACGGCTTCTCCCCCAAGGGACCCTCTGGGGACAAGGGTCTGGGACGGAC
- the MAP7D1 gene encoding MAP7 domain-containing protein 1 isoform X9, protein MESGPHAEPGPGAPSAVGARIPPEPRPSPEGDPSPPPPPPPMSALVPDTPPDTPPAMKNAPSPKRLSLEAESPPGQGEPQPAPPQEESPSLEAKSRGPTPPATGPRDARPRRSSQPSPAAVPASDSPPAKPDVKKAGERHKLAKERREERAKYLAAKKAVWLEKEEKAKALREKQLQERRRRLEEQRLRAEQRRAALEERQRQKLEKNKERYEAAIQRSVKKTWAEIRQQRWSWAGALHHGSPGHKTNRSLQLSAWESSIVDRLMTPTLSFLARSRSAVTLPRNGRDQAVPLCPRSASASPLTPCSAPRSAHRCAPAGERGDRRKPSAGGSPAAVRRRPEASPVQKKEKKDKERENEKEKSALARERSLKKRQSLPASPRPRLSAGAAAELSPKCRARPASPSTSWHRPASPCPSPGPGHALPPKPPSPRGTTASPKGRVRRKEEGKESAIAAGPEDKNQSKGRASDEKEPAAPASPVPSPSPSPTPALPPKEQPAAETPADSAAQTSTPAPAPPGTPGTPSKPMAGTTDREEATRLLAEKRRQAREQREREEQARRLQAERDKRMREEQLAREAEARAEREAEARRREEQEAREKAQAEQEEQERLQKQKEEAEARLREEAERQRLEREKHFQREEQERQERKKRLEEIMKRTRKSDVAETKKQDGKEEKVHNSGPEPMKAVESRPSGLQKETRQTEEPPPQEPPWSLPSKELPGSLVNGLQSLPAHQENGFSPKGPSGDKGLGRTPEALLPFAEAEAFLKKAVVQPPQVTEVL, encoded by the exons ATGGAGAGCGGCCCACACGCGGAGCCGGGCCCCGGCGCCCCCTCAG CTGTGGGAGCCAGGATCCCCCCAGAGCCAAGGCCTTCTCCAGAGGGTGACCCTTccccaccaccgccaccaccaccgaTGTCAGCCCTGGTCCCTGACACTCCTCCAGACACCCCTCCTGCCATGAAGAACGCCCCTAGCCCTAAGCGGCTCTCACTGGAAGCAGAGAGCCCCCCAGGGCAGGGTGAGCCTCAGCCAGCTCCCCCACAGGAAGAGTCCCCTTCTTTGGAAGCAAAGAGCAGGGGACCCACCCCACCAGCCACAGGCCCGCGTGATGCCAGACCTCGAAGGAGCAGTCAGCCATCCCCAGCGGCTGTGCCAGCTTCTGACAGCCCTCCCGCCAAGCCAG ATGTaaagaaggcaggagagagacaCAAGCTGGCAAAGGAGCGGCGAGAAGAGCGGGCCAAGTACCTGG CGGCCAAGAAGGCGGTGTGgctggagaaggaggagaaggccaAGGCGCTGCGGGAGAAGCAGCTGCAGGAGCGCCGGCGGCGGCTGGAGGAGCAGCGGCTCAGAGCCGAGCAGCGCCGAGCCGCCCTGGAGGAGCGGCAGCGGCAGAAGCTCGAGAAGAACAAG GAACGCTACGAAGCAGCCATCCAGCGGTCAGTGAAGAAGACATGGGCCGAAATCCGACAGCAGCGCTGGTCCTGGGCGGGGGCCCTGCACCATGGCTCTCCCGGACATAAGACCA ATCGCAGCCTGCAGCtgagtgcctgggagagcagcatcGTGGATCGTCTCATGACGCCCACCCTCTCCTTCCTGGCTCGAAGTCGCAGCGCCGTCACACTGCCCCGCAACGGCCGGGACCAGG CCGTGCCCCTGTGCCCGCGCTCGGCCTCCGCCAGCCCCCTTACGCCGTGCAGCGCCCCCCGAAGCGCGCACCGCTGCGCCCCTGCCGGGGAGCGCGGCGACAGGCGCAAGCCCAGCGCCGGGGGCAGCCCCGCCGCGGTTCGCCGCCGGCCCGAGGCCTCGCCG GTgcagaaaaaggagaagaaggaCAAGGAACGGGAAAACGAGAAGGAGAAAAGCGCCCTGGCCCGGGAGCGCAGCCTCAAGAAGCGCCAGTCGCTCCCGGCCTCCCCGCGCCCGCGCCTCTCTGCCGGCGCCGCCGCGGAGCTCAG CCCCAAATGCAGGGCCCGGCCAGCCTCTCCTTCCACGTCCTGGCACaggcctgcctccccctgccccagcccagggccaggtcaCGCGCTGCCTCCAAAACCACCGTCTCCCAGGGGCACCACAGCCTCACCCAAGGGGCGGGTgcggaggaaggaggaggggaaggagagtgcCATTGCAGCGGGGCCTGAGGACAAGAACCAGAGCAAGGGCAGGGCCAGCGATGAGAAggagccagcagccccagcctcccctgtgccctcgccctcaccctcgcccaccccagccctgccccccaagGAGCAGCCAGCTGCTGAGACCCCTGCAG ACTCTGCCGCCCAGACCTCAACTCCAGCCCCCGCGCCCCCGGGGACGCCGGGGACCCCGAGCAAACCcatggccggcaccacagacCGAGAAGAGGCCACTCGGCTCCTGGCCGAGAAGCGGCGCCAGGCCCGGGAGCAGCGTGAGCGTGAGGAGCAGGCGCGGCGGCTGCAGGCCGAAAGGGACAA GCGAATGCGAGAGGAGCAGCTGGCGCGGGAGGCTGAGGCCCGGGCCGAGCGGGAAGCGGAGGCCCGCCGGCGGGAAGAGCAGGAGGCCCGCGAGAAGGCGCAGGCcgagcaggaggagcaggagcggCTGCAGAAGCAG AAAGAGGAGGCCGAAGCTCGGTTGCGGGAAGAAGCGGAGCGGCAGCGTCTAGAGCGGGAAAAGCACTTCCAGCGGGAGGAGCAGGAGCGGCAGGAGCGCAAGAAG CGCCTGGAAGAGATAATGAAGAGGACCCGGAAGTCAGACGTTGCTGAAACCAAG AAGCAGGACGGGAAGGAGGAGAAGGTCCACAATTCCGGCCCAG AGCCCATGAAAGCCGTGGAGTCGCGGCCATCGGGGCTGCAGAAGGAGACCCGGCAGACAGAGGAGCCGCCCCCCCAGGAGCCTCCGTGGAG cctTCCAAGCAAGGAGCTGCCAGGGTCTCTGGTGAACGGCCTCCAGTCTCTGCCAGCACACCAGGAGAACGGCTTCTCCCCCAAGGGACCCTCTGGGGACAAGGGTCTGGGACGGAC
- the MAP7D1 gene encoding MAP7 domain-containing protein 1 isoform X8, producing the protein MESGPHAEPGPGAPSAVGARIPPEPRPSPEGDPSPPPPPPPMSALVPDTPPDTPPAMKNAPSPKRLSLEAESPPGQGEPQPAPPQEESPSLEAKSRGPTPPATGPRDARPRRSSQPSPAAVPASDSPPAKPDVKKAGERHKLAKERREERAKYLAAKKAVWLEKEEKAKALREKQLQERRRRLEEQRLRAEQRRAALEERQRQKLEKNKERYEAAIQRSVKKTWAEIRQQRWSWAGALHHGSPGHKTNRSLQLSAWESSIVDRLMTPTLSFLARSRSAVTLPRNGRDQAVPLCPRSASASPLTPCSAPRSAHRCAPAGERGDRRKPSAGGSPAAVRRRPEASPVQKKEKKDKERENEKEKSALARERSLKKRQSLPASPRPRLSAGAAAELSPKCRARPASPSTSWHRPASPCPSPGPGHALPPKPPSPRGTTASPKGRVRRKEEGKESAIAAGPEDKNQSKGRASDEKEPAAPASPVPSPSPSPTPALPPKEQPAAETPADSAAQTSTPAPAPPGTPGTPSKPMAGTTDREEATRLLAEKRRQAREQREREEQARRLQAERDKRMREEQLAREAEARAEREAEARRREEQEAREKAQAEQEEQERLQKQKEEAEARLREEAERQRLEREKHFQREEQERQERKKRLEEIMKRTRKSDVAETKQKQDGKEEKVHNSGPEPMKAVESRPSGLQKETRQTEEPPPQEPPWSLPSKELPGSLVNGLQSLPAHQENGFSPKGPSGDKGLGRTPEALLPFAEAEAFLKKAVVQPPQVTEVL; encoded by the exons ATGGAGAGCGGCCCACACGCGGAGCCGGGCCCCGGCGCCCCCTCAG CTGTGGGAGCCAGGATCCCCCCAGAGCCAAGGCCTTCTCCAGAGGGTGACCCTTccccaccaccgccaccaccaccgaTGTCAGCCCTGGTCCCTGACACTCCTCCAGACACCCCTCCTGCCATGAAGAACGCCCCTAGCCCTAAGCGGCTCTCACTGGAAGCAGAGAGCCCCCCAGGGCAGGGTGAGCCTCAGCCAGCTCCCCCACAGGAAGAGTCCCCTTCTTTGGAAGCAAAGAGCAGGGGACCCACCCCACCAGCCACAGGCCCGCGTGATGCCAGACCTCGAAGGAGCAGTCAGCCATCCCCAGCGGCTGTGCCAGCTTCTGACAGCCCTCCCGCCAAGCCAG ATGTaaagaaggcaggagagagacaCAAGCTGGCAAAGGAGCGGCGAGAAGAGCGGGCCAAGTACCTGG CGGCCAAGAAGGCGGTGTGgctggagaaggaggagaaggccaAGGCGCTGCGGGAGAAGCAGCTGCAGGAGCGCCGGCGGCGGCTGGAGGAGCAGCGGCTCAGAGCCGAGCAGCGCCGAGCCGCCCTGGAGGAGCGGCAGCGGCAGAAGCTCGAGAAGAACAAG GAACGCTACGAAGCAGCCATCCAGCGGTCAGTGAAGAAGACATGGGCCGAAATCCGACAGCAGCGCTGGTCCTGGGCGGGGGCCCTGCACCATGGCTCTCCCGGACATAAGACCA ATCGCAGCCTGCAGCtgagtgcctgggagagcagcatcGTGGATCGTCTCATGACGCCCACCCTCTCCTTCCTGGCTCGAAGTCGCAGCGCCGTCACACTGCCCCGCAACGGCCGGGACCAGG CCGTGCCCCTGTGCCCGCGCTCGGCCTCCGCCAGCCCCCTTACGCCGTGCAGCGCCCCCCGAAGCGCGCACCGCTGCGCCCCTGCCGGGGAGCGCGGCGACAGGCGCAAGCCCAGCGCCGGGGGCAGCCCCGCCGCGGTTCGCCGCCGGCCCGAGGCCTCGCCG GTgcagaaaaaggagaagaaggaCAAGGAACGGGAAAACGAGAAGGAGAAAAGCGCCCTGGCCCGGGAGCGCAGCCTCAAGAAGCGCCAGTCGCTCCCGGCCTCCCCGCGCCCGCGCCTCTCTGCCGGCGCCGCCGCGGAGCTCAG CCCCAAATGCAGGGCCCGGCCAGCCTCTCCTTCCACGTCCTGGCACaggcctgcctccccctgccccagcccagggccaggtcaCGCGCTGCCTCCAAAACCACCGTCTCCCAGGGGCACCACAGCCTCACCCAAGGGGCGGGTgcggaggaaggaggaggggaaggagagtgcCATTGCAGCGGGGCCTGAGGACAAGAACCAGAGCAAGGGCAGGGCCAGCGATGAGAAggagccagcagccccagcctcccctgtgccctcgccctcaccctcgcccaccccagccctgccccccaagGAGCAGCCAGCTGCTGAGACCCCTGCAG ACTCTGCCGCCCAGACCTCAACTCCAGCCCCCGCGCCCCCGGGGACGCCGGGGACCCCGAGCAAACCcatggccggcaccacagacCGAGAAGAGGCCACTCGGCTCCTGGCCGAGAAGCGGCGCCAGGCCCGGGAGCAGCGTGAGCGTGAGGAGCAGGCGCGGCGGCTGCAGGCCGAAAGGGACAA GCGAATGCGAGAGGAGCAGCTGGCGCGGGAGGCTGAGGCCCGGGCCGAGCGGGAAGCGGAGGCCCGCCGGCGGGAAGAGCAGGAGGCCCGCGAGAAGGCGCAGGCcgagcaggaggagcaggagcggCTGCAGAAGCAG AAAGAGGAGGCCGAAGCTCGGTTGCGGGAAGAAGCGGAGCGGCAGCGTCTAGAGCGGGAAAAGCACTTCCAGCGGGAGGAGCAGGAGCGGCAGGAGCGCAAGAAG CGCCTGGAAGAGATAATGAAGAGGACCCGGAAGTCAGACGTTGCTGAAACCAAG CAGAAGCAGGACGGGAAGGAGGAGAAGGTCCACAATTCCGGCCCAG AGCCCATGAAAGCCGTGGAGTCGCGGCCATCGGGGCTGCAGAAGGAGACCCGGCAGACAGAGGAGCCGCCCCCCCAGGAGCCTCCGTGGAG cctTCCAAGCAAGGAGCTGCCAGGGTCTCTGGTGAACGGCCTCCAGTCTCTGCCAGCACACCAGGAGAACGGCTTCTCCCCCAAGGGACCCTCTGGGGACAAGGGTCTGGGACGGAC